Sequence from the Cuculus canorus isolate bCucCan1 chromosome 24, bCucCan1.pri, whole genome shotgun sequence genome:
GCCAGCAGGGCATGGTTTATCCAAGGGCGCATCCTGTCTCCTCGCTCACCCAAACACCTCTCTTACCCTTTGTCAGTGCTTTATTTATTCCCCTACCTGAGCTGCTCTGGTTGGGGCGGGGGTCCCTGGGGAAGGGGTGCTGGTTCCCAGGGTGGGATGGGCTGTGCTGAAGAGGGGGCTGGAAGCAGATGCACCTGACGTCCCAGCCGGTGATTGCATTCCCCTGTCCTGCAGGCCCCAGGGCAGCCAGATGCCCCCTGCCTCCTCGGATGTACTGTACCAGCGGCCAGTGGGCATGCAGCTGACCCCACCCTTGATGGAGCACTACCTGCCCCGCAGCATGGACCCCAGCATGCCCGTCATCGTCAACACGCGCAGCCTCAAGGAGGGTGACGGTGGTGGTGACGATGGGCACTCGGTAGCTGATGGTGAGATGTACCGCTATAGTGAGGAGGAGGACTCGGAGGGCGAGGACAAGAGTGATGGCGAGCTGGTGGTGCTGACGGACTAAGGGGAGCTGGGGGGTGGTGGGTGGGGGCGGCAGGGCTGGCTCCCACCAAAAAGGGAGTCACAGCGTCCCCCGATGGGATGGGACTTGGGCAGAGGGCTGctctgggagcagaggagagctgCTACCCTGGCAGGTGGGAGTCATTGCGGCCTGCAAATGGGTCCCACGAAGGTGGGCAGCCGGCGTTTTGGATGGGGTGCTTCCCAAGGAGGTGATGAGTTGGGATTTTTGCTGCGCAAGGCCATGGCTGGGATGTGTCCACCCCACTGGGAAAGATGAAGGCTGGCTCAGTCTTGCTGCATTGGCTGGGGCATGAGGGTGCCACTGCCACAGAGCTGTCACTCACTTGCTGTCCCCTGGGAGGGACCTGAGGGTATCAGGGTATGGGGAAAACTctggagcatctcccagccCTCCATCACCCATGGGTTTCTTGCAGAGAGCCTCATCTACAGAAGCTGCCAGCCCCTGCTGTGGGGACATGGAATGGGGATGTGGGATGGGGAGATAGGATGGAGGCACGCTTGTCCCTCGCTCAGCCCCAGTCTGACCTCCCCACCGCCTTTCCCCCTCGGTCTTTAGAGCCGAGCCTGCCAGCAAATTCCCGTGGAGTCATTTTTAGCTCTCGCTGGCCCAAGTACTGGCCAACGGCTCCGAGAAGCCCTTTGTGCTCCTGACAGCTCTGGCCCACTTTGTAAATAAAGCGGGTGCCTGTTCCCTGGCTGCACCGTTATCCCAGCCCTCTGCTGGCCCTCGTCCTGGGCATGGCTGAACACAAGCCCTGGCTGTCAGGGGGATGTGCCCTGGCTGTCCCTGGGTACCTCTCCCTCTTGTGCACCGATTGCACGCTGCAGGCTCCACCTGTGATCATGAAAACCTctaagggagagaaaaataacagcaatttaaaaaagaaaacaagaaataattaaaaaaaaagaaacttgatGTGGTCGGAGCCTGGACCACGGGTGTTTAGGGTGCATGCATGGTGTCCGGCTGTGCATGCAGCTGGACACTGCATGCACAGTGTCCATGTGAATGCACGGTGTCTGGTTGTGTGTGCATGGGGTCCAAGTGCGCACACAGTGTCTGGCTGCATGCACAGTGCCCAGCTCTGTACACACACTGTCCAGCTGTGCGTGCCCAGTGTCTGTCTGTGCACACACAGTGTCTGTCTGTGCATGCCCAGTGTCTGACTGCATGCACGGTGTATGACTGTGGACACCGTGTCCAGCTGAGCGCAGGGTCCGTGCACCTCCCCGTGGCCACCGCCAGAAACAGGCACTacagctgcagccacagcctggcCTCCGGCCTGGCACAGTGAGAACCTTCCCGGGGttgcagaaggagctggggctgcctgAGCTCTGAGCTAGAGCCGGGGGACGAGCCTTGCAGTGGGGCCTTTGCTGCTACCCCCATCCTCAGATGCAGCATGGgggcctggagcagcagctctgcggCATCGGGGCCCCAGTGCTGCCTCCCTGCATCCCgcagggctgccagcaggaCATGGTTTATCCAAAGGTGGTCCTGCTTCCTTGCCCACCCAGACACCTCTCTTAACCTTTGTCAGTGCTTTATTTATTCCCCTCCCTGCGCTGCTCTGGCTAGGGTCAGGGGtccctggggaaggggctctggCCCCCAGCGTGGAatgggctgtgctgcagaaggGACTGGAAGCAGATGTGCCCGACAAAGATGCAggtcttcctctttctttttgtttgtgattttttttttttttttttattattcaaagtCTGTAAATATAGATAGAGCTCTATTTTGTTAATAAGACAATGAGTAACTTAACCTGTATTATTTCACATACTTGTTTACAATTGTCCCGCCCACCCCTTGACACAATAAAGGTGACTTTTTGGAGCAGAGAGCTGGGTCTGGACTTTACCAGGTCAGGGAGAGCTTAGGGCTGGATGGGGATCGCTCCCCCAAGGCAGGCAGAGAACAGATGGGATTGCTTCgcccccttcccctgccctctTCCAGCATATACCCTTCTGCAGCTCTTGCTCCCTGTGATGTCTTCACTTGTGCTGTTTCACAGCTCTTTCTCCCACCCTGTCAGTCCATGGTGCGTCGCAGGCTGCTCCACTCTCCTTCCTACCTCTCACCTGTGTTTTCTCGAGGTCTTGTCTCACGTGGCAGCAGGTTTGGggttcagcctcctcttcccactgcctgctgcagccaAGTGGTCCAGCCTGCCCTTACCAGAGATGGAGCCCAGCAGGGCCTCAGGAGGAGCCAAGATGAAGATGTGAGATCAGCTCTGCTGAAGGCTCTTTTAAACCACAGGGCATGGCTCTGGGACCAGGACCATCCCCAGCAGCTACTGCCAGCAGGGAAGAGGCATCGAGTGCTGCGTGCCAACATCTAAAGGAACATTGCAGGGACATCACAACCCACCCCATCAGgaaattacagaatggtttgggttggaagagagcttaaagcccatccagttctacccctgccatgagcagggatacctcccactggatcagggactccaagccccatccaacctggccttgaacccctccagggatggggcagccaccactgctctgggcaacctgggccagggcctccccaccctcacagcaaaacacttctccctaagatctcatctccatctcccctcttttagatGAAAACCATTACCCTCATCCTAACcgtgcactccctgatcaagagcccctccccagctttcctggagcctctttcagtcctggaagctgctctaaggtctccctgaagccttctcttctccaggctgaacaaccccaactctctcaacctgttctcatagcacaggtgctccagccctcagatcatctccatggccaCCTCTGgccttgctccaacagatctatgtccttcctgtgctgagttCTCCAGAACTGAGATACATCCACCACcatctctgctcctgccctggccttgcccagcacctccagctgcAAGAGAAGGTCTGAGTGCACCCCCAGGGCCCAGGGCTGCTGGCCCCGCTCTGGCACAAATCTTGTGTCAGTCCCCACAGATCCACCATCCCCGATTTCCAGCTAccagcagcttttattttgcaccaaaacaaacaccagaTGCAACAAGAGTCTCGGTTCTTGCTGGGGCAGGTTCCTGCCGGTGCGGAGGGGACAGCCACCTTGTCCCTGTACTACTTGCCAAGCAGCCAAGGCAGGGGCAGAGGGGTTAGATTCCACCCTCTAGCTGATGCACAACTGTTGTCACGAGTTGGACAGTGCTCAGCAGGCCAGTACTGCCCTCATGGAGACTGTGATGGAGAAGCAGACAAGCGCTGATAGAGGATGAAGCTGTGCCCAGCTCATGGAGTTCTGTTTCACTTCCCACTGTGGGTCCCATGCAGGGACACAGCCAAAAGGGATAGTGCCCATGGGAGAGGCTGGACCGACCCCCCTGTCCctgggggagatggggaaaaCAGAGCTGAGAGCTCCTCGCTCTGGCAAGATGCTACAAGGGCAGCTGTGACGGGAGCAGAGAGAGCATAGGGGTCCAAGGGACCACAATTGTGGGGAAAAGCAGAGCCAGCCACAGGCTGGATGCATGGCCGTGGGTACAGGCACGCAACACCCACCAGCAAAAGTGGTCAACAGCTTGGACCACTGGTCACAAGCTCATGTGGCTGACGGCTGTCACCGcctcttgctgcttttcaccATCTGAGCcgcagtgcagcagcagccacccgTGCTCAGAGACAGCACCAAGCCCAGGATCAATACAGACCCAGAACTGGTGCTGGTTTGGAGATGGGAGCCCAAGCAGGCGTGGTGGGAGCAATGAAGGTAATGGGCAGCTAAACCAAACTGGGCAgctctgggggttcctgagcAGAGGAGGGCACCCATTTCTACCCTCAAGGACAGAACAGAGGGAGCAAACCAGGTGCCAggccaagcagcagcactgccgGCAAAGCATGGGCCCACTGGGCACTGGGGCCAAGCCAGGGCTCGGCTTTAAGGCGATGGTAAGGCTTCCTTGCGTAGGCAGGGGCCTCTCTGAGGCCATGGTCCTCTCTAGCATCTCATGGTCCAGTCTCGGGTATGTTCAGGGTCGTCTCGAATTGATGGCTGGGACAGatctccctctccccaccatCAGGACCTGCCCTCACCCCCAGCTGGTGCAGGGAAGGGGTGAGAGGGAGGCGAGGGCTGTTGATGCAGCAAGGACAAAACAGCTCAGGGTCTCACGGGCTGGAGATGTTATTTAGAGATCTGCATCGCTGTGACCACCGGCTTCATCTTGAAGTACTGTTTAAACCTTAGTTTTGCATATCTGccaagaaaggagagagaaatagaCATGAGACACCCCAGCCCCGTGTCCTCTCCAGCATGGAAAGATCACCAGGATCCTCTTTCTCCAATGATTTAATGCCAAATTGTGCTGGGAGCTAATGTCTCCCAGCCCTGGTGGACTCACCTTAAGAAGTTAAAGTCTATGGTAGAGTATTTGTCTTGGATCAGGCCCCAGCATGCCCAGAGGAAATGGGATGCCTGCAAAAGCCAAAACAAGGATCAGAAATGGGTACGGAGCATCCCTGCCCACAGGATGAGTTGCTTGCATCTCTCCTGGCTGCATCCCAGAAGTCCCATGGCTGTGATGACAGGACACAGGCTGGCAGCCaggtggggctgccccacacagGTGGTTTTACATGCTGTTTCCAGGTGAAGGATGCCAGCAGGAAGGATGCTGAGCAGCCACACAACGTGCCTTTGTGGTTGCAGTTGGGATGTCCCCCCTGGCAGCTCCAGCCAGGAAACCAGCTGAGATTTTGCTCTAAGTTTCTAGAAAATCAGGTCCGCCTGTGCACAGCATTTACCAAAGAGGATTTCCTCACACCTGGCTGCACCCAGGATCCTCCTGCCATCTCTGAAGAGATGCCCAAGGTCGCAGCTATGAGAGACATGCTGTTCCTTGGCACATGTTGGTGTGATGGCAGGCAGCTAGTGCTATCATTGTCCTTGCCCATCGCCTCAGTGCCTCTGAGGTTCAGCCAGGCATCTTTGGGGCAGCCTCTCACCCCAGGTGCCCCCAAGCCCCTAGGCTGGTGCCTGCTCCCCCCATCCTCAccagagagcagaggaaaacCCATCCCACAGACTACGTTTGAGAGAGGCTGGCTCCTTCCCATCTCCACTGCTCACCAAAGAAAACTTGTTGACTTGCACATAGAgagcctccagctcctcctcgGACACCCCCATGCCTCCTCGGTCCTGCTGGGTGAGCTGCTTGTAGGCCTGCAGGTAGGAGCGTAGCCACTGCAGCTGGGTCTCCTTGCTGGGGTACAGGCGGTAATCCACCTCCTTCACGCCTGCGAGGGGAGCTGTGGTCAGCAATGCCCAAGGAGCAAAGGGAGGGCTTCTTCAGAGCAAAGTGGTGTTCCCCGTGGATGACTGGGTGAGCAAAACACCTGCAGCTCCAGACTTGCACAAGCTGGGGATCAACCAGCTGATTTGAGGCACCCACCTaccctgcacaggacaccccaacattcacaccgtgtgtctaagtgtgttggccaaatgcttctggaacactgtcaggcttggcaccatgactgcttccctgggagctgttccagtgctccaccaccctctgaaagaagaaccttttcccaatatccaacctaaccctcccctggcatcttcctgccattccctcgggtcctattGATCAcaggagagaagagctcagtgcctgctcctcctcctccccttgtgaggaagcaggaAACTGTTATGAGATCcgccctcagtctcctcttctccaggctgaacagaccaagtgacttcagctgctcctcataagacttctgctctaaacccttcaccaacattgtggcctcctctggatgctctccaatAGCTTCATGCAACTGCCTCCTCCATCCTCAGGACTGTGGGGCAGGTGCTGTAACCAGGAGGGGACCTTCATGCCACAGAGAGAGCTCAACTCACCTGCAAACTCATTAAAGTGGTTCCCAATGTCAAAAGCCTGGTAGTTGTAGCCCGTGTACTCATAATCTATGAAGCGAACGTGCTCTGCAGAAGCAAAGACAGGGGCTGCAAGAGGGGCTGGAGATGGAGCTGGAGGcccccagggaggtgggtgaggGACAGACCGCCCCACCAAGCATGCCAAGATACCACAACAAACCTTGAGTCCTGTCATAGATGATGTTCTTGCAGAGCAGGTCATTGTGGCAAAGCACGATGGGGGACCCCAAATGGGAGAGCGTTTCCTTCATCCAGGCCAGCTCCTGTTCAAGCACCTCCAGGCTGGGCATGTCCTGCTGGTGGCTGGGAAAGGGGATGAGGTAGAATCACTTCTGCTTATGGggaacctcccttggcagcgCTGCCCTTTGCTTCCCTCCATGCATTTTCTAaatgaactcatcagtgacacaAAGCAAGGCTTAATGAGGCTAGTTTTGGTTGGGAGGTCAGGTTTGGGTTGGTACCCAGGGTGCCTCGCAGATGCCACAGTGCAGTTTCAggccttcccttctccccatcaaCACCCACGTCCATCCCCCAAACTCACCCAATCCAAACACTCATTCCCAAAGTAATTTGCTCTCCAACTAACCCTTGGGCAACGGGATTTCTTTGGACTCTGCCAGGACACGCACCCTCTCAGTAACCCCAGAAGTTTCAATTCCCAGAAGAGAACCAGTTAATCATTACCTAATTGACTGCACTGAAGGTGCAGACTTGGGTAAagtctgcctgcagcagggcgAGTGCCGAGAAAAGCCCTGCGTCCTGCCACTCTGCTCGGGGAACAGGTTAATGATTCTCTTGCCTTCGGGTTCATTCCCCTCCACCACCTCTTGGGGCTGCCCACACCCTTCCCAGCACACACCTCGCCAGAACCCAGGCTCCCAGAAATGGGATGAACTGGTCTGAGGTGGGGACTGGCTATATATTTAATCTATACTGGGTTTCTAGCATCCCCTCCACCAATATTGGCTGAACCTTCCTGCTCAGATCCCCATAGTAAGAAGGGTTTGAGCTTCAACTTATTCTAGGGAGGGTTTGAAATGCAGGCTATATttgcagggaggaggtggatTATTACAGCAGGTGGGAATCTCTGGCTCAGGCCAGATCCTGCCTGGGTGCTGTACAGGCACAACCCAGAGCCGTCTCTGCTCTAACTCCCAGACCAGCAGGAGGAAAGGTGCTGAAGGGTGCATGAAGATGCCTCCATTCCACCTGCTCTTGGGGGCTTGGCTGCAAGTTGTCTCACATAGTGATTGTGATCCAGAAGGGCCCACATGGGCAGATCCAGCACCAAAACCACTCCCAGCGACACTTCCCCACCCCACAGAGGCTTTACCTGGGAACTGGGGCTCTTCCCCTCGGTCCCATATAGGGAAGACTTAGAGACGGGTGGGCAGTGGATGCCCAAGCCAGAGCCTGGCTCTTTGGGATCCCTCTGCCTTTACCTGGGATTGGATACCTTTGGGCTGAGATCCGTCTTCACGAGGGTGAGGTATTTGTGTAGCTTCTGCCAGAGTATAGGCTTGGGGAGGCTCCCGTTGGCATGGATGGCGTGTACCCGGGCCATCTCCTCGGCCACCAGCCTGGAAGGGAACACGGATGGGAGGTGCAGCAACATCCCTGAGAAGAGTGCTCCACAAAACCACCCCTGAAACATCTTGAGCGACGATGTTTTAccatatatcatagaatcatagaatagtttgggttggaagggaccttaaagcctatctaGCCCTACCACCCCTGcgatgggctgggacacctcccactagatcaggctgcccaaagcccatccaacctggccttgaacgcttccagggatggggcagccacagctttcttggGCATCTGTTCcggggcctcaccaccctcatcatgatgaaattcctcctaatgtctagtctaaatctgcccctctccagtttatacccattgcccctcatcttatcaccacaagcctttgtaaacagcccctccccagctttcttgtagccctttcagtactggtaGGTCACTACaatgtctcctcagagcctactcttctccaggatggATCAAGTGTTACTTAATTTCACAAGTAACTTGATTTATTCAAgttattacagcaagaaagaaaacaaattattagtaGTGAACAATAAGACAACAGCAACAGCTTGTGAAGGCaaagcaaataataatttattttctttcttgctgtaataacttgagtaaaactcgatttcacagagtatttgagagttCGGCCTTTTATGATGACTTTTTGGTAAAAGTCCCCTTTGTGGTAAAAGAAGAGGGTCACTAAAAGCCATGTTTAAATCGAAGGGTCAGCGCAGTTGAGACTCCATGCCAGCTGCAAGACTCTGAAGCATTTCAAGACTGTGCTGGGGTCAAAAGCAGCATTCACCTTCCCAGAGAAAACCCGATTCTTATGCAGTACTCTAAAAAGAGCTGATGCTTTAAAACCATGGTGATAAAGCTGGCTGCAGTTTGGCCCATTTATCCTGCAGCATTGGGTTTGTGCCCATCAACAATGCCCAAAGACTGGGCTGGAGCAAAGGGGAGAGCTAAAAacacagagaatcatagaatgggttggactggaagagaccttaaagcccatacGGTTCCCATCCCGtgtcatgggcagagacacctcccactggatcagggtgatccaagccccatccaacctggccttgaacccctccagggatggggcagccaccactgctctggggaacctgagccagggcctgCTTACCATCATcatgaagtatttcttcctaatgtctagtctaaatcttcctgcttccaatatgaagccattccccttcatgcTATCACtctatgcccttgtaaaaagtccttccccagttttcctggagcccctttcagtactggaagctgctctaaggtctccatagagccttctcttctccaggctgaacaaccccaactctctcagcctgtgctcatatggaagatgctccagcccttggatgaTCTTCACGGCTTCTTcaggacccattccaacagttccatctccttcttatgttgaggaaaCCCCTCATGCCCAGAGAAGCACCTGTTCCCCCACCCCATGGCTCTCCCCCAGACCCACACCCGAGGACGTGAGGAATCCCGCAGACCTGAAGATGTGGGGGTCTCGCACGTGGTCAGGCCCCAGCGCGATGCCTGGCAGGAACTGGTAGCAGAGCCCATTCTGGAAGGCGCAGTACAGGTCAGGGGCACAGCCATGGGCACGCAGCACCTGGAAGTTCCTCAGCTCCGTCTCCCGGTCCACAAACAGCTCCGTCTTCCTGCCGTAAACACGCACCAGCACCGCATCTGCCATGCCCTCGTCCGTGTAGCAGGCCACGAGCTTGTTGGTGATGCCATCGGTGAAgagctggaggggagagggtTAGTGCAGCCAATGCCTGTACATCCCCGTCATGCCAGCCGGGCACAGGGGGAACCCCCTTCCCAGACCCCAAGGACAAAAGGAACTTGACAAAGGCAATACCAGGCAAAAGAAAGCACCAAGCAGCAGCGCCCACACAGCCGGTAAAGCCCCTGCAGCAGATGGCACAAGTTTGCAAGGCCTCAAGGCTCATGCATGCACTGGGGCTCTGCACAAAGCCACAGGCACGAGGGTTCAGCTGCACAAAGTTGGTGGTTTGGGTGTAAATCCTGCTATTTTTCACCTGGCAGCTCAGGAAGAGCTCAGAGCAGCCGTGCCGCCAACATGCTTGGCACCTGAGCAGCCCCAGGAAGCACTACCAACAAAAGCAGCGTCTATCTTTTggcataaaatgaaaaaaaaaaaaaaaaaaaaaaagaacaaaccaaacccaaacaaaccagcaaaCAACACGGAGCAAACACCAccaccccatctcctcctcccgACCCTCCCCACGGGGCTGGGGCGctgataggcagggacatctctgcTGGGGACTTCTCACGTCATTGCCCTGATGGTTCCTCACAGATGGAAAGGGAGTCTTGTTCTCCCATCACCCCAGCTTGGCCGTCTGCCTGCGCACATGCAGGGGTTGACGCTGCTGCCCGCACTGGGCTCCTCTCCCCAGCCTGCAGCAATTTCAGTCACCTCTGGTGCACCAAGGGGCTTGGGTCTCAATCTCCTTCTCCCACAGGAGATCCTCACCCCGTCAGCTCCATGCAGGGAGGACACCCAGCCCCATGCAGGCAGGATGCTTAGATGCATTCAGGCAGGACACTCAGCCCCACGCAGGGAGGATGCACAGCACCAAGGCTGAGCATACCAGGGTGCCACTTCTCTCCAATAGTGATTTCTTTATCCATTTTGGGTTCAGGGAGCCAGAGCAGGTGTGATGCTCATGGAGCAGGAGGGGGGCGAGGGCACATGCTACGGCAGCAGCGGTGCTCGGGGGTGGGACAGCTAATTTTAGACATCCCACTCAGCAACTCACGCTCCTATATAGGGTGCCTATATATAGGGCTCCCCATGCAGTCTCCCGAGGCAAAGTCGAAGCACTGGAATGAGACACCCAAAATCAGATGGCGCTAACATCCCTCATTGCACAGCTGGCCGGTGTTGGATTCCGGGTGAGCATGGCAAGTGGCAAGCTGGCCACCATGCCCCATCAGGCTGTTGCCCCTTGGCTGCAGCTGGGGTGTGCTGAACCTTCTCAAGTAACGGAAGCTGCTTTTCCCAGGTCAGATAATCTGTTTCCACCACAGTGCTACGCTCAGTTCTCTCCTCCACTTGTCCTGACAAGCCCCAGAGGCCAGAAATCCTGCAAGTGAAAGGCATCACGGCCCATCCATGCAGTCAGTGCTTTCCCATCAGCCACATGCACATCATCTGCAGGTGAACGGCTCCAAGTTGAGATGCTCAGAGCCACCTCGACTGCAAAGTCcttgtgctgctttgtt
This genomic interval carries:
- the ETNK2 gene encoding ethanolamine kinase 2 isoform X1; translated protein: MAVPLPRCPDCPGTERGGGGGPALPHLGIAVDEGDVLPGALRLVRQLRPAWEPHRVKTKLFTDGITNKLVACYTDEGMADAVLVRVYGRKTELFVDRETELRNFQVLRAHGCAPDLYCAFQNGLCYQFLPGIALGPDHVRDPHIFRLVAEEMARVHAIHANGSLPKPILWQKLHKYLTLVKTDLSPKVSNPSHQQDMPSLEVLEQELAWMKETLSHLGSPIVLCHNDLLCKNIIYDRTQEHVRFIDYEYTGYNYQAFDIGNHFNEFAGVKEVDYRLYPSKETQLQWLRSYLQAYKQLTQQDRGGMGVSEEELEALYVQVNKFSLASHFLWACWGLIQDKYSTIDFNFLRYAKLRFKQYFKMKPVVTAMQISK
- the ETNK2 gene encoding ethanolamine kinase 2 isoform X2 gives rise to the protein MAVPLPRCPDCPGTERGGGGGPALPHLGIAVDEGDVLPGALRLVRQLRPAWEPHRVKTKLFTDGITNKLVACYTDEGMADAVLVRVYGRKTELFVDRETELRNFQVLRAHGCAPDLYCAFQNGLCYQFLPGIALGPDHVRDPHIFRLVAEEMARVHAIHANGSLPKPILWQKLHKYLTLVKTDLSPKVSNPSHQQDMPSLEVLEQELAWMKETLSHLGSPIVLCHNDLLCKNIIYDRTQEHVRFIDYEYTGYNYQAFDIGNHFNEFAVIHGEHHFALKKPSLCSLGIADHSSPRRREGGGLPPVPQQGDPAAVATLLPAGLQAAHPAGPRRHGGVRGGAGGSLCASQQVFFGIPFPLGMLGPDPRQILYHRL